A single region of the Selenomonas sp. oral taxon 920 genome encodes:
- a CDS encoding formate dehydrogenase accessory protein FdhE has protein sequence MKPKKTDPMKRFLKKYPFLAEAERIHRLVDEAVGKPEPIQLPKRAVTKTLAEKLPILQQETYRRRMVRAVYLMQEAVFARIAEADVPPLMQESAREYLAVLKKLRKAAKEEFIIAVLTQDKEAFAALCEQHVLNEGFLRSTIWRMIAALVPAELKDPDGWNPDRDKPRFRENFCPVCGRRPVIADLRKHRQGRTRDLVCGGCGTRWLYARIGCVYCGNTDLEKMHMLEPTDSDLMRLDICDECNSYIKTYRGPVDGSDADAIYRQDWASVHLDLLAEEKGLHKKGNPILE, from the coding sequence CATTCACCGTCTCGTCGATGAGGCGGTCGGCAAGCCGGAGCCCATCCAGCTGCCGAAGCGCGCTGTCACGAAGACACTGGCAGAGAAGCTGCCCATCCTGCAGCAGGAGACCTATCGCCGCCGCATGGTGCGTGCGGTCTACCTTATGCAGGAGGCAGTGTTCGCCCGCATCGCGGAGGCGGATGTTCCGCCGCTCATGCAGGAATCGGCACGTGAGTATCTCGCCGTGCTGAAGAAACTGCGCAAGGCGGCAAAGGAAGAGTTCATCATCGCTGTACTCACGCAGGATAAGGAGGCATTTGCGGCATTGTGCGAACAGCACGTGCTCAACGAGGGCTTTCTGCGCAGTACGATCTGGCGTATGATTGCGGCACTTGTACCCGCAGAGCTGAAGGATCCGGACGGGTGGAATCCCGATCGGGACAAACCGCGTTTCCGTGAGAACTTCTGCCCCGTCTGTGGACGGCGGCCTGTGATCGCAGATCTTCGCAAGCACCGCCAAGGGCGCACGCGCGATCTCGTCTGCGGCGGCTGCGGCACGCGTTGGCTCTATGCCCGCATTGGCTGCGTCTACTGCGGCAATACGGATCTGGAGAAGATGCATATGCTCGAACCGACGGACAGCGATCTGATGCGTCTTGATATTTGTGACGAATGCAACAGCTATATCAAGACCTATCGCGGTCCCGTGGACGGCAGCGATGCCGACGCGATCTATCGTCAGGACTGGGCGAGCGTCCACCTTGATCTCCTCGCCGAGGAGAAGGGACTTCATAAAAAGGGCAACCCGATACTGGAATAA